The following proteins come from a genomic window of Motilibacter peucedani:
- the rplU gene encoding 50S ribosomal protein L21, whose protein sequence is MYAIVRAGGRQEKVAVGDLVVLDRVAGEPGSSLQLQPLLLVDGETITSDAAALSGVTVTAEVVDHRKGVKIDILRYKNKTGYRRRQGYRSSLTAVKVTGIETAASVETAN, encoded by the coding sequence GTGTACGCGATCGTTCGCGCCGGTGGCCGCCAGGAGAAGGTCGCTGTCGGCGACCTCGTCGTCCTCGACCGTGTGGCCGGCGAGCCCGGGTCGTCGCTGCAGCTGCAGCCGCTCCTGCTCGTCGACGGTGAGACCATCACCTCCGACGCTGCGGCTCTGTCCGGCGTCACCGTGACCGCCGAGGTGGTCGACCACCGCAAGGGTGTCAAGATCGACATCCTGCGCTACAAGAACAAGACCGGCTACCGCCGCCGCCAGGGCTACCGCAGCTCGCTGACGGCGGTCAAGGTCACCGGCATCGAGACCGCTGCATCCGTCGAGACTGCGAACTAG
- the rpmA gene encoding 50S ribosomal protein L27 — translation MAHKKGASSTRNGRDSNAQYLGVKRYGGQLVNAGEILVRQRGTHFHPGLGVGRGKDDTLFALVPGHVKFGQRRERRVIDIVPAVEVTNLVDPLAK, via the coding sequence ATGGCACACAAGAAGGGCGCGTCCTCGACCCGCAACGGTCGTGACTCCAACGCGCAGTACCTCGGCGTCAAGCGCTACGGCGGCCAGCTCGTCAACGCCGGCGAGATCCTCGTCCGCCAGCGCGGCACGCACTTCCACCCCGGCCTCGGCGTCGGCCGCGGCAAGGACGACACGCTGTTCGCGCTCGTCCCGGGCCACGTGAAGTTCGGCCAGCGCCGCGAGCGCCGGGTGATCGACATCGTCCCCGCGGTCGAGGTCACCAACCTCGTCGACCCGCTGGCGAAGTAG
- a CDS encoding PQQ-dependent sugar dehydrogenase, producing the protein MRRRGTVITALLAVLVSGLTWAGVADAATPGTTLVGAASGRCLDVYRGSTTAGTPLIVWDCHGTANQRWTLPSDGTLRVFAGSRCAQPAGGSTARGVAVEVAACTGSPAQRWTLTSGGTLVNAAASLCLDVLQARTAAGSAVGVWTCHGRGNQTWRRGPDTTPPTSPTALRASGLSCSAVTLDWSAASDDVAVTAYDVFHDGQLVTSVAAAPVTVAVTPGVAYGWYVDARDAAGNVSQASPTLTVTPPRCGSDTTPPSAPTSLTATVDGTSVTLGWRASSDDVGVTAYVVARDGATVATVPGGTTAYTDSGLAPLQRYSWTVRARDAAGNVSAASAAVTATTGRACSSAICGVTEVARDSDIPWGLVTLPDGSVLYARRDAHQVVRLDPATGTTTSLGTLPGVESTGGEGGLLGLAVSPSFASDHWLYVMHSTATDNRIVRVPYTGGKLDVAGEQVLLTGILRNKYHNGGRLRFGPDGMLYASTGDAQNGAYAQRLTGTGSLNGKVLRLTPTGGVPADNPFGSYVWSYGHRNPQGLAFDAQGRLWEQEFGNNVMDETNLIARGGNYGWPQCEGTTGAGCSDAGLVAPKQTYPVAEGSCSGIAVVRGALYVACARGQRLYREVISGTSLTDRQQLLVGTYGRLRTVEPAADGGLWLTTTNLGDKDSTAGNSDERVLHVALGG; encoded by the coding sequence GTGCGCCGTCGTGGGACCGTGATCACCGCCCTGCTCGCCGTGCTCGTCAGCGGCCTCACCTGGGCGGGGGTGGCCGACGCCGCGACTCCCGGCACCACCCTGGTCGGCGCGGCGTCGGGGCGCTGCCTCGACGTCTACCGCGGCTCGACGACGGCCGGCACGCCGCTCATCGTCTGGGACTGCCACGGCACCGCCAACCAGCGGTGGACCCTGCCGTCCGACGGCACGCTGCGCGTCTTCGCCGGCAGCCGCTGCGCACAGCCGGCCGGCGGGTCGACGGCCCGCGGCGTGGCGGTCGAGGTCGCGGCCTGCACGGGGTCGCCCGCCCAGCGCTGGACGCTGACCTCGGGCGGCACGCTCGTCAACGCCGCCGCGAGCCTCTGCCTCGACGTGCTCCAGGCGCGCACCGCCGCGGGCTCGGCGGTCGGCGTGTGGACCTGCCACGGGCGCGGCAACCAGACCTGGCGGCGCGGCCCCGACACCACGCCGCCCACCTCCCCCACCGCCCTGCGCGCCTCGGGGCTCAGCTGCTCCGCGGTCACGCTCGACTGGTCGGCCGCCTCCGACGACGTCGCGGTCACCGCCTACGACGTCTTCCACGACGGCCAGCTCGTCACCAGCGTGGCCGCAGCACCCGTGACGGTGGCGGTCACGCCGGGGGTCGCCTACGGCTGGTACGTCGACGCCCGAGATGCTGCCGGCAACGTCTCGCAGGCCAGCCCGACGCTGACCGTCACGCCGCCGCGCTGCGGCAGCGACACCACGCCGCCCAGTGCTCCCACCTCGCTGACCGCGACCGTCGACGGCACCTCCGTGACGCTCGGGTGGCGCGCGTCCAGCGACGACGTCGGCGTGACGGCGTACGTCGTGGCTCGCGACGGCGCGACGGTCGCCACCGTGCCGGGAGGCACCACCGCGTACACCGACAGCGGGCTGGCGCCGCTCCAGCGCTACTCGTGGACGGTCCGGGCGAGGGACGCGGCGGGCAACGTGTCGGCCGCGTCCGCCGCCGTCACGGCGACGACCGGGCGCGCGTGCAGCAGCGCGATCTGCGGGGTCACCGAGGTGGCCCGCGACAGCGACATCCCGTGGGGGCTGGTCACGCTGCCCGACGGCTCGGTGCTCTACGCGCGGCGCGACGCCCACCAGGTCGTCCGCCTCGACCCGGCCACGGGCACGACGACCTCGCTCGGGACGCTCCCAGGGGTCGAGTCGACCGGCGGCGAGGGCGGCCTGCTCGGCCTCGCGGTCTCGCCCAGCTTCGCCAGCGACCACTGGCTCTACGTCATGCACTCGACGGCGACCGACAACCGCATCGTGCGGGTGCCCTACACCGGCGGGAAGCTCGACGTCGCCGGCGAGCAGGTGCTGCTCACCGGGATCCTGCGCAACAAGTACCACAACGGCGGCCGGCTGCGGTTCGGCCCCGACGGCATGCTCTACGCCTCGACCGGCGACGCCCAGAACGGCGCCTACGCCCAGCGGCTGACCGGCACCGGCTCGCTCAACGGCAAGGTGCTGCGCCTGACGCCGACCGGCGGCGTGCCGGCCGACAACCCGTTCGGCAGCTACGTCTGGAGCTACGGCCACCGCAATCCCCAGGGGCTCGCGTTCGACGCGCAGGGCCGGCTGTGGGAGCAGGAGTTCGGCAACAACGTCATGGACGAGACCAACCTGATCGCCCGCGGCGGCAACTACGGCTGGCCGCAGTGCGAGGGCACCACGGGCGCCGGGTGCTCCGACGCCGGGCTGGTCGCGCCGAAGCAGACCTACCCGGTCGCCGAGGGCTCGTGCAGCGGGATCGCGGTGGTGCGCGGCGCCCTCTACGTCGCGTGCGCGCGCGGCCAGCGCCTCTACCGCGAGGTCATCAGCGGCACGAGCCTCACCGACCGCCAGCAGCTGCTCGTCGGCACCTACGGCCGGCTGCGTACGGTGGAGCCGGCGGCCGACGGCGGGCTCTGGCTGACCACGACCAACCTCGGCGACAAGGACAGCACGGCCGGCAACAGCGACGAACGCGTCCTGCACGTGGCGCTGGGCGGCTGA
- a CDS encoding TIGR03936 family radical SAM-associated protein has translation MPRQPEGPPPPPAVQKLRIRWAKRGRLRFTSHRDFQRAFERAVRRAGLPVAYSAGFNPHPKISYANAAPTGTASEAEYVEVSVAERVDPEAVRLAVDTALPPGLDVLEVVEAGPGSLADRLEASVWQITLPGVDLAAAQAAATAFLAAPEVLVERLTKDGVRSFDARGAVARLAVGPGPEAGGDPCAILGVVVRHGTPTVRPDDVLSGLRRVAELVPPAPPIAVRLAQGPFDEQSGAVGDPLSVDRDLAGAPGLARGA, from the coding sequence ATGCCCCGGCAGCCCGAGGGGCCGCCGCCCCCTCCCGCGGTGCAGAAGCTGCGCATCCGGTGGGCCAAGCGCGGCCGGCTGCGCTTCACCAGCCACCGCGACTTCCAGCGCGCCTTCGAGCGGGCGGTGCGCCGCGCCGGGCTGCCGGTCGCCTACTCCGCCGGCTTCAACCCGCACCCCAAGATCTCCTACGCCAACGCCGCGCCGACCGGCACGGCGAGCGAGGCCGAGTACGTCGAGGTCTCGGTCGCCGAGCGCGTCGACCCCGAGGCGGTGCGCCTGGCGGTCGACACCGCGCTGCCGCCCGGTCTCGACGTGCTCGAGGTCGTCGAGGCCGGGCCCGGCTCGCTCGCCGACCGGCTCGAGGCCTCCGTCTGGCAGATCACGCTGCCGGGCGTCGACCTGGCCGCGGCGCAGGCCGCCGCGACCGCCTTCCTCGCTGCGCCCGAGGTGCTGGTCGAGAGGCTGACGAAGGACGGCGTACGCAGCTTCGACGCCCGCGGCGCGGTGGCGCGGCTCGCCGTCGGTCCCGGTCCGGAGGCCGGTGGCGACCCGTGTGCGATACTCGGCGTGGTCGTACGGCACGGGACGCCGACCGTTCGACCCGACGATGTCCTCTCCGGACTCCGCCGAGTGGCTGAGCTCGTGCCGCCTGCGCCGCCGATCGCGGTGCGGCTGGCGCAGGGGCCGTTCGACGAGCAGTCCGGCGCGGTGGGCGACCCGCTCTCCGTCGACAGGGACCTCGCCGGCGCACCCGGACTCGCTCGAGGAGCCTGA
- a CDS encoding Cache 3/Cache 2 fusion domain-containing protein yields the protein MSSLSTTGVPTLLRDDPQSDRAREQVIAETVALSAASGQVSASFAAIVSEVREMHESIEAISRTAQQGLAVASTAVENAEATSDRVTRLQRAAAEIGEVVSVISSITQQSHMLALNATIEAARVGDAGRGFAVVADEVKGLARRTAEAAGRIAQQVGAVQEETAHAARAIDEIRGNVAQMSEMQSATAAAMEEQSTQVATIASTFSEASSAASAINGSVERLVSAQQLAYVSSAIRSALTMVLEAGGVSFADGSEAWTVTDQFSGATSRAELPTLLVGGTPLGANADPRVRTPVVDAIVERVGGTCTLFQRNDADDSFVRIATTIVNERGRRNIGTALPRCGADGGANVVVTQLLRGETYYGEAVVVGRTFVTAYTPLHQDGRVVGALYVGVPKEG from the coding sequence ATGAGCTCACTCAGCACCACCGGTGTGCCCACCCTGCTCCGTGACGACCCGCAGTCCGACCGCGCCCGCGAGCAGGTCATCGCCGAGACCGTCGCCCTCAGCGCTGCCAGCGGACAGGTGTCCGCGAGCTTCGCGGCGATCGTCTCGGAGGTCCGCGAGATGCACGAGTCGATCGAGGCGATCTCGCGCACGGCCCAGCAGGGTCTCGCGGTCGCCAGCACCGCGGTGGAGAACGCCGAGGCGACCAGCGACCGCGTGACCCGGCTGCAGCGGGCGGCGGCGGAGATCGGCGAGGTCGTCTCCGTGATCTCCTCGATCACCCAGCAGAGCCACATGCTGGCCCTCAACGCGACGATCGAGGCGGCGCGGGTCGGCGACGCCGGCCGCGGCTTCGCGGTCGTGGCCGACGAGGTCAAGGGCCTGGCCCGCCGCACCGCCGAGGCTGCCGGGCGCATCGCCCAGCAGGTGGGCGCCGTGCAGGAGGAGACGGCCCACGCAGCGCGCGCCATCGACGAGATCCGCGGCAACGTGGCGCAGATGAGCGAGATGCAGTCGGCCACCGCAGCGGCCATGGAGGAGCAGAGCACGCAGGTCGCGACCATCGCGAGCACTTTCTCGGAGGCCTCGTCCGCGGCCTCCGCCATCAACGGCTCCGTCGAGCGCCTGGTCTCCGCCCAGCAGCTGGCCTACGTGAGCTCGGCGATCCGCTCGGCGCTCACCATGGTGCTCGAGGCCGGAGGCGTGAGCTTCGCCGACGGGTCGGAGGCGTGGACCGTCACGGACCAGTTCAGCGGCGCCACCTCGCGCGCGGAGCTGCCCACGCTGCTGGTCGGCGGGACCCCGCTCGGCGCGAACGCGGACCCCCGGGTGCGCACGCCGGTCGTCGACGCCATCGTCGAGCGGGTGGGCGGCACCTGCACGCTGTTCCAGCGCAACGACGCGGACGACTCGTTCGTCCGGATCGCGACCACCATCGTCAACGAGCGCGGCCGCCGCAACATCGGCACGGCGCTCCCCCGCTGCGGCGCCGACGGCGGCGCCAACGTGGTGGTCACCCAGCTCCTGCGCGGCGAGACGTACTACGGCGAGGCGGTCGTCGTCGGGCGCACGTTCGTCACGGCGTACACGCCGCTGCACCAGGACGGGCGCGTCGTCGGCGCGCTCTACGTCGGGGTGCCCAAGGAGGGCTAG
- a CDS encoding TIGR03960 family B12-binding radical SAM protein, which yields MPVASVFPQLEQLLTRVQKPVQYVGGELNAQVKDWDAATVRWALMYPDAYEVGLPNQGLQILYEVLNEQPDVLAERTYSVWPDLEALMREHAVPQFTVDAHRPVGAFDLFGISFATELGYTNMLAALDLAGIPLSAADRDESHPVVVAGGHAAFNPEPIAEFIDAAVLGDGEEAVLLISAIVRDWKAEGRPGGREELLFRLAQTGNLYVPRFYDVDYLPDGRIQRVVPNRSGVPWRVSKHTVMDLDSWPYPKQPLVPLAETVHERMSVEVFRGCTRGCRFCQAGMITRPVRERSITTIGEMVDAGLKATGFQEVGLLSLSSADHTEIAEVTKGLADRYEGTNTSLSLPSTRVDAFNIDLANELTRNGRRSGLTFAPEGGTDRMRQVINKMVTEDDLIATVAAAYGAGWRQVKLYFMCGLPTETDEDVVAIARVAKRVIETGRQVSGTRDIRCTVSIGGFVPKPHTPFQWAGQLDHETTDARLLKLRDAIRADRNYAKAIGFRYHDGKPGIVEGLLSRGDRRVGAVIRRVYELGGRFDGWSEHFSYDRWMGAAAEVLADGPVDVDWFTLREREQLEVLPWDHLDSGLDKEWLWQDWQDAIDPDGGVEVDDCRWNPCFDCGVCPQMGTEIQVGPTGQKLLPLTVVG from the coding sequence ATGCCCGTCGCGTCCGTCTTCCCGCAGCTCGAGCAGCTGCTCACACGGGTGCAGAAGCCGGTGCAGTACGTCGGTGGCGAGCTCAACGCGCAGGTCAAGGACTGGGACGCCGCCACGGTCCGCTGGGCGCTGATGTACCCCGACGCCTACGAGGTCGGCCTGCCCAACCAGGGCCTGCAGATCCTCTACGAGGTGCTCAACGAGCAGCCCGACGTCCTCGCCGAGCGCACCTACAGCGTGTGGCCCGACCTCGAGGCGCTGATGCGCGAGCACGCCGTCCCGCAGTTCACCGTCGACGCCCACCGCCCGGTCGGCGCGTTCGACCTGTTCGGCATCTCGTTCGCGACCGAGCTCGGCTACACCAACATGCTGGCCGCGCTCGACCTCGCCGGCATCCCGCTCTCCGCGGCCGACCGCGACGAGTCGCACCCCGTCGTGGTCGCAGGTGGTCACGCCGCCTTCAACCCGGAGCCCATCGCCGAGTTCATCGACGCGGCGGTCCTGGGTGACGGCGAGGAGGCCGTGCTCCTGATCTCCGCGATCGTGCGCGACTGGAAGGCCGAGGGCCGCCCCGGCGGTCGCGAGGAGCTGCTCTTCCGCCTGGCGCAGACGGGCAACCTCTACGTACCACGCTTCTACGACGTCGACTACCTCCCCGACGGCCGCATCCAGCGCGTGGTGCCCAACCGCTCCGGCGTGCCGTGGCGCGTCAGCAAGCACACGGTCATGGACCTCGACTCGTGGCCCTACCCCAAGCAGCCCCTGGTGCCGCTGGCCGAGACCGTGCACGAGCGCATGAGCGTCGAGGTGTTCCGCGGCTGCACGCGGGGTTGCCGCTTCTGCCAGGCCGGCATGATCACGCGCCCGGTGCGCGAGCGCAGCATCACCACGATCGGCGAGATGGTCGACGCCGGGCTGAAGGCGACCGGCTTCCAGGAGGTCGGCCTGCTCTCGCTCTCGAGCGCCGACCACACCGAGATCGCCGAGGTGACCAAGGGCCTCGCCGACCGCTACGAGGGCACCAACACCTCGCTCTCGCTGCCGAGCACCCGCGTCGACGCCTTCAACATCGACCTGGCCAACGAGCTGACCCGCAACGGGCGGCGCTCGGGGCTGACCTTCGCCCCCGAGGGCGGCACCGACCGCATGCGCCAGGTCATCAACAAGATGGTGACCGAGGACGACCTGATCGCGACGGTCGCCGCGGCCTACGGCGCCGGCTGGCGCCAGGTCAAGCTCTACTTCATGTGCGGGCTGCCGACCGAGACCGACGAGGACGTCGTCGCCATCGCCCGGGTCGCCAAGCGCGTGATCGAGACCGGGCGCCAGGTGAGCGGCACCCGCGACATCCGGTGCACCGTCTCGATCGGCGGGTTCGTGCCCAAGCCGCACACGCCGTTCCAGTGGGCGGGGCAGCTCGACCACGAGACCACCGACGCCCGCCTGCTCAAGCTGCGCGACGCGATCCGCGCCGACCGCAACTACGCCAAGGCCATCGGCTTCCGCTACCACGACGGCAAGCCGGGCATCGTCGAGGGCCTGCTCTCGCGCGGCGACCGCCGCGTCGGTGCGGTCATCCGCCGGGTCTACGAGCTCGGCGGGCGGTTCGACGGCTGGAGCGAGCACTTCTCCTACGACCGGTGGATGGGCGCCGCGGCCGAGGTCCTCGCAGACGGCCCCGTCGACGTCGACTGGTTCACCCTGCGCGAGCGCGAGCAGCTCGAGGTCCTGCCCTGGGACCACCTCGACTCGGGGCTCGACAAGGAGTGGCTCTGGCAGGACTGGCAGGACGCGATCGACCCCGACGGCGGCGTCGAGGTCGACGACTGCCGCTGGAACCCGTGCTTCGACTGCGGCGTGTGCCCGCAGATGGGGACCGAGATCCAGGTCGGCCCGACCGGCCAGAAGCTGCTGCCGCTCACCGTGGTCGGCTGA
- a CDS encoding Rne/Rng family ribonuclease produces MVENDSTTDTTGTPVAGDEPAAAARPAPRRRRAASRPAGPPAETSGEQPAAAAEPAAAAEPAAAAEPAAAEAPTGDAPAAAEQPAPRTRAPRKAATKTATKRASKKAVAPTELQPLAEEASAELPATVAEVVTAEPAAPAAPAVEPAAEEAPAPRARRTRKTAAKKAAPSTPPAADESPADDSAVEPAAELRPEPAVELPATELSADALPADALPADEDTAEEDTAGEGTGAPAPAAEPVVPAVLFQPPVDPEVPEPARPRRRRRATAEAGPAREAAPAVADAAAADGTAAAAQAPAAEAPDAGDAADAADAADAADAAVAGEAAPRTRGGRRRRATRGQGAAELGTTIDPVAEQAVAAAEVLLDAAGDDTAATGAAGDATSADELVDALLTGDAPAEGTSDADTAEGEQDDDEQPDGGRRRRRRGGRGRRSRNRGEGEQDEAADEDGTERTSPTAAFVAPEAAEPAEGDAGEGAEADADTDSDDEGAGGSRRRRRRRRRGGSDDTEAAVEETERPARSRESRRSRSRDDGDEVQSLRGSTRLEAKKQRRREGRELGRRRTPLLTEAEFLARREAVERTMVVRQRGKRTQIAVLEDGMLVEHYIDNGDSGSLVGNVFLGRVQNVLPSMEAAFLDLGKGRNAVLYAGEVNWDAVGMEGQPKRIELALKSGDPVLVQVTKDPIGHKGARLTSQISLPGRFLVYVPGGSMTGISRKLPENERTRLKSILRRVVPEDAGVIVRTAAEGASEEDIAADVARLQEQWEQIQKAASTASAPALLHGEPDLTVRVLRDVFNEDFRKVVVSGDGAWSTVEPYIRSVAPELADRVERWTGSGDAFAAHRIDEQLVKALDRKVFLPSGGSLVIDRTEAMVVVDVNTGRFTGKGGGNLEETVTKNNLEAAEEIVRQLRLRDMGGIIVIDFIDMVLESNRDLVMRRLLECLGRDRTKHQVAEVTSLGLVQMTRKRVGTGLLEAFSEPCEHCKGRGVIVHLDGGAEAHEQEQRRRPMVVPGAPPSPALLAPVPPPAAAGAQAPDVASDPVAAEDPVSEVQPETAPEPETAPAAEQAVDEGRPQRRRRRATRP; encoded by the coding sequence ATGGTCGAGAACGACAGCACCACCGACACCACGGGTACGCCTGTGGCCGGCGACGAGCCGGCCGCGGCCGCCCGACCCGCGCCCCGGCGCCGCCGGGCGGCCAGCCGCCCGGCCGGTCCGCCGGCCGAGACCAGCGGCGAGCAGCCTGCTGCGGCTGCCGAGCCTGCAGCGGCTGCTGAGCCGGCTGCGGCTGCTGAGCCGGCTGCTGCCGAGGCGCCGACGGGTGACGCGCCCGCCGCCGCGGAGCAGCCCGCCCCGCGCACCCGTGCCCCCCGCAAGGCGGCGACGAAGACAGCGACCAAGCGCGCCAGCAAGAAGGCCGTGGCGCCCACCGAGCTGCAGCCGCTCGCCGAGGAGGCGTCCGCCGAGCTGCCGGCGACGGTCGCCGAGGTCGTGACGGCGGAGCCGGCCGCGCCCGCCGCGCCCGCCGTGGAGCCGGCCGCCGAGGAGGCGCCCGCCCCTCGCGCCCGCCGCACCCGGAAGACGGCCGCCAAGAAGGCGGCCCCCTCGACCCCGCCGGCCGCCGACGAGTCGCCCGCTGACGACTCCGCCGTCGAGCCGGCCGCCGAGCTGCGCCCGGAGCCTGCCGTCGAGCTCCCCGCCACCGAGCTCTCTGCCGACGCCCTGCCCGCCGACGCCCTGCCCGCCGACGAGGACACCGCCGAGGAGGACACCGCCGGGGAGGGGACTGGCGCTCCGGCGCCCGCCGCCGAGCCGGTCGTGCCCGCGGTGCTCTTCCAGCCCCCGGTCGACCCCGAGGTCCCGGAGCCCGCGCGTCCGCGCCGCCGCCGCCGGGCCACCGCCGAGGCCGGCCCCGCCCGCGAGGCCGCCCCCGCAGTGGCGGACGCCGCGGCGGCCGACGGGACGGCTGCGGCCGCGCAGGCCCCAGCCGCTGAGGCGCCCGACGCCGGCGACGCGGCCGATGCGGCCGACGCGGCCGATGCGGCCGACGCGGCCGTCGCCGGGGAGGCTGCACCGCGCACCCGTGGTGGCCGTCGCCGCCGCGCCACGCGCGGCCAGGGCGCCGCCGAGCTCGGCACCACGATCGACCCGGTCGCCGAGCAGGCGGTCGCCGCCGCCGAGGTGCTCCTCGACGCTGCGGGCGACGACACCGCCGCGACCGGTGCCGCGGGCGACGCGACCAGCGCCGACGAGCTGGTCGACGCGCTGCTCACCGGGGACGCACCGGCCGAGGGCACGTCCGACGCGGACACCGCCGAGGGCGAGCAGGACGACGACGAGCAGCCCGACGGCGGCCGGCGACGCCGCCGCCGCGGCGGCCGCGGCCGGCGCAGCCGCAACCGCGGCGAGGGCGAGCAGGACGAGGCGGCCGACGAGGACGGCACCGAGCGCACCTCCCCGACGGCCGCGTTCGTCGCGCCGGAAGCGGCCGAGCCGGCCGAGGGCGACGCCGGCGAGGGCGCGGAGGCCGACGCGGACACCGACTCGGACGACGAGGGCGCCGGTGGCTCGCGCCGTCGCCGCCGTCGTCGCCGCAGGGGCGGGTCCGACGACACCGAGGCCGCGGTCGAGGAGACCGAGCGCCCGGCGCGCTCGCGCGAGTCGCGCCGCTCGCGCTCGCGCGACGACGGCGACGAGGTGCAGTCGCTGCGCGGCTCCACGCGCCTCGAGGCCAAGAAGCAGCGCCGCCGCGAGGGGCGCGAGCTCGGCCGCAGGCGTACCCCGCTGCTCACCGAGGCCGAGTTCCTGGCGCGCCGCGAGGCCGTCGAGCGGACCATGGTCGTGCGCCAGCGCGGCAAGCGCACGCAGATCGCGGTGCTCGAGGACGGCATGCTCGTCGAGCACTACATCGACAACGGCGACAGCGGCAGCCTGGTCGGCAACGTGTTCCTCGGCCGGGTGCAGAACGTGCTCCCGAGCATGGAGGCCGCGTTCCTCGACCTCGGCAAGGGCCGCAACGCGGTGCTCTACGCCGGCGAGGTCAACTGGGACGCCGTCGGCATGGAGGGCCAGCCCAAGCGCATCGAGCTCGCTCTCAAGAGCGGCGACCCGGTGCTGGTGCAGGTCACCAAGGACCCGATCGGCCACAAGGGCGCCCGGCTCACCAGCCAGATCTCGCTGCCTGGCCGCTTCCTGGTCTACGTGCCCGGGGGCTCCATGACCGGCATCAGCCGCAAGCTGCCCGAGAACGAGCGCACGCGGCTCAAGTCGATCCTGCGCCGGGTCGTGCCCGAGGACGCGGGCGTCATCGTGCGCACCGCGGCCGAGGGGGCCAGCGAGGAGGACATCGCGGCCGACGTCGCGCGCCTGCAGGAGCAGTGGGAGCAGATCCAGAAGGCCGCCTCCACCGCCTCGGCGCCCGCGCTGCTCCACGGCGAGCCCGACCTCACCGTGCGCGTGCTGCGCGACGTCTTCAACGAGGACTTCCGCAAGGTGGTCGTCTCGGGCGACGGCGCGTGGAGCACGGTCGAGCCCTACATCCGCTCGGTCGCTCCTGAGCTCGCCGACCGCGTCGAGAGGTGGACCGGCTCCGGCGACGCCTTCGCCGCCCACCGCATCGACGAGCAGCTGGTCAAGGCGCTCGACCGCAAGGTGTTCCTGCCCTCGGGCGGCTCGCTGGTCATCGACCGCACCGAGGCGATGGTCGTGGTCGACGTCAACACGGGCCGGTTCACCGGCAAGGGCGGCGGCAACCTCGAGGAGACCGTCACCAAGAACAACCTCGAGGCCGCCGAGGAGATCGTCCGCCAGCTCCGGCTGCGCGACATGGGCGGGATCATCGTGATCGACTTCATCGACATGGTGCTCGAGAGCAACCGCGACCTCGTGATGCGACGCCTGCTCGAGTGCCTCGGCCGCGACCGCACCAAGCACCAGGTCGCCGAGGTCACCTCGCTCGGGCTGGTGCAGATGACGCGCAAGCGGGTCGGCACCGGGCTGCTCGAGGCCTTCTCCGAGCCCTGCGAGCACTGCAAGGGCCGCGGCGTCATCGTCCACCTCGACGGCGGCGCAGAGGCACACGAGCAGGAGCAGCGGCGCCGCCCGATGGTCGTGCCCGGGGCGCCGCCGTCGCCCGCGCTGCTCGCGCCGGTGCCGCCCCCCGCTGCGGCCGGTGCGCAGGCGCCCGACGTCGCCTCCGACCCCGTCGCTGCGGAGGACCCGGTGTCGGAGGTCCAGCCCGAGACCGCGCCGGAGCCCGAGACGGCGCCTGCGGCCGAACAGGCCGTCGACGAGGGCCGGCCGCAGCGCCGGCGCCGGCGCGCGACGCGTCCTTAG